The Nitrosomonas communis genome has a segment encoding these proteins:
- the mtgA gene encoding monofunctional biosynthetic peptidoglycan transglycosylase, protein MAKFLNRWLWRFLLLSFSAGLLYLLWILLHIVYWNTHIPHASAFMQSRLENLRQHHPDATLRHQWIAYEHISLHLKRAIIASEDSQFMKHNGFDFQSIQSALEKNIKKGEWAAGGSTISQQLAKNLFLSERKTVWRKFEETLITIMLENMMSKRRILEIYLNMIEWGRDVFGAEAAALHYFGVSASVLTARQAAFLASIVTNPRYYDRNRNTQKLLKIINIILSRMHISQIP, encoded by the coding sequence ATGGCAAAATTTCTCAACCGCTGGCTATGGCGATTCTTGCTCTTATCTTTCAGCGCTGGCCTGCTTTATCTACTGTGGATACTGCTCCATATTGTTTACTGGAATACCCATATCCCACACGCTAGTGCTTTCATGCAAAGCAGGCTGGAAAACTTAAGACAACATCATCCTGATGCTACATTGCGTCATCAGTGGATTGCTTATGAGCATATTTCTCTCCACCTGAAACGGGCAATCATCGCTTCGGAAGATAGTCAATTCATGAAACATAATGGCTTCGATTTTCAATCGATTCAAAGTGCGCTTGAGAAAAATATAAAAAAAGGCGAATGGGCTGCTGGCGGCTCAACTATCAGTCAGCAGCTTGCAAAAAATCTGTTCCTTTCAGAGAGAAAAACTGTATGGCGTAAATTTGAGGAAACTTTGATCACGATCATGCTCGAGAATATGATGTCCAAACGGAGGATACTGGAAATTTATCTCAATATGATTGAATGGGGCCGTGACGTATTTGGTGCCGAAGCCGCTGCCCTTCATTACTTTGGAGTATCGGCCTCAGTCCTGACAGCCAGACAGGCAGCATTTCTAGCATCAATAGTAACCAATCCACGCTATTATGATCGAAATCGCAACACCCAGAAGCTGCTGAAGATAATTAATATCATTCTTAGCCGCATGCATATATCACAGATTCCATGA
- the mgtE gene encoding magnesium transporter, with protein MTEDSHSHENEDLQSILERITYLLRKYRLVEGLVRLQDFPRQDLVGSIIQKQNLASLQNVLDKLHPADIAHILEVLPLEDRLFIWGLVKTENDGEVLLEVSDGVRETLIADMGSSELVAAAEQLDADEIADLAPDLPSEVLEDVFRALPLEEREQLRAAMSYPEDSVGALMDFDIITIREDVRLEVVLRYLRRLGELPDHTDQLFVVDRNEHFKGVLLLNKLLVTDPDVMVSDVMTAKIIKFHPYDRAQQATQAFERYDLVSASVVDVDGTLLGRVTVNSVLDFIREKAESEALSQAGLSEEEDLFAPIWKSVRNRWAWLAINLVTAFIASRVIGLFEDSIEKLVALAALMPIVAGVGGNSGNQTITMIVRAIALGQVSTDSTLKLIGKEIGVSLVNGLVWGSIVGLFTYLIYQNISLGLVMALAMILNLLLAALVGVLIPLTRIKLGRDPAIGSSVMITAVTDSGGFFIFLGLATLFLL; from the coding sequence ATGACTGAAGACAGCCATTCTCATGAAAATGAAGATTTACAAAGCATACTGGAGCGAATCACTTATTTGCTTCGTAAATACAGATTGGTAGAAGGGTTAGTACGCTTACAAGATTTCCCGCGTCAAGATTTGGTGGGATCGATTATCCAGAAACAAAATCTGGCAAGTCTTCAGAATGTACTTGATAAGCTCCATCCAGCCGATATCGCGCATATTCTGGAAGTACTACCATTGGAAGACCGTCTCTTCATATGGGGTCTGGTCAAGACTGAGAATGATGGCGAGGTGCTGCTCGAAGTTTCCGATGGTGTTCGCGAAACACTGATTGCTGATATGGGTAGCAGCGAGTTAGTAGCCGCTGCTGAACAACTGGATGCAGATGAAATTGCCGATTTGGCACCGGATTTACCCAGTGAAGTCCTCGAAGATGTCTTCCGGGCTTTACCGTTGGAAGAACGTGAACAGTTACGTGCAGCCATGTCGTATCCTGAAGATTCTGTCGGTGCGCTCATGGATTTCGATATCATTACGATACGTGAAGATGTCAGATTGGAGGTGGTGCTGCGTTATTTACGACGCTTGGGTGAATTACCAGACCATACCGATCAGTTATTTGTGGTCGATCGCAATGAGCATTTCAAAGGTGTTTTGCTACTGAATAAGCTATTGGTAACCGATCCTGACGTCATGGTCAGCGATGTGATGACGGCTAAAATAATTAAGTTTCATCCCTACGATAGAGCACAACAAGCCACCCAGGCTTTTGAACGCTATGATCTTGTTTCTGCTTCAGTGGTTGATGTAGATGGAACGTTATTAGGGCGAGTTACTGTTAATTCGGTGTTAGATTTCATTCGTGAGAAAGCTGAAAGCGAAGCGCTTAGTCAGGCAGGTTTGAGTGAAGAAGAGGATTTGTTTGCACCCATCTGGAAAAGTGTCCGAAATCGCTGGGCATGGCTTGCCATTAATTTGGTAACGGCTTTTATTGCCTCACGTGTCATTGGCTTATTTGAGGATTCCATCGAGAAATTGGTTGCACTGGCTGCATTGATGCCTATCGTCGCAGGGGTAGGTGGCAATTCCGGCAATCAAACCATTACCATGATTGTTCGCGCCATTGCGCTAGGCCAGGTTAGCACCGACAGTACGCTTAAACTGATCGGCAAGGAAATTGGTGTCAGTCTGGTAAATGGTCTGGTTTGGGGAAGCATCGTTGGGTTATTTACCTATCTTATTTATCAGAATATTTCACTTGGCCTCGTCATGGCGCTCGCCATGATTCTGAACCTCCTGTTAGCCGCACTCGTGGGAGTACTCATCCCATTAACCCGAATAAAACTGGGCCGTGATCCGGCCATTGGCTCCAGCGTTATGATCACTGCTGTCACCGATAGCGGCGGTTTTTTCATTTTCCTGGGGTTGGCTACGCTTTTTTTGTTATG